In Streptomyces chartreusis, the following proteins share a genomic window:
- a CDS encoding TetR/AcrR family transcriptional regulator: MVDMPESRPYHHGDLRAALLAAAERTLRDKGVGSLSLRELAREVGVSHAAPGRHFKDKQALLNALALAGYDRLSRALGAAEDPALPLEPRLTALARAYLGFAIDNAELLELMYARKHEPDASEQMATAVERTVGSLERVLADAQKRGEIIDGDPEELNLVTGAALHGMAGFIAAGWLTPQAALAGVEGLVHHLLNGLKPR; this comes from the coding sequence ATGGTCGACATGCCCGAGAGCCGCCCCTACCACCACGGAGACCTGCGCGCCGCCCTGCTGGCCGCGGCCGAACGCACCCTGCGGGACAAGGGCGTCGGCTCACTCTCACTGCGTGAACTGGCCCGCGAGGTCGGCGTGAGCCACGCCGCCCCCGGCCGCCACTTCAAGGACAAGCAGGCCCTGCTCAACGCCCTCGCGCTGGCCGGCTACGACCGGCTGAGCCGGGCCCTGGGCGCCGCCGAGGACCCGGCCCTCCCGCTGGAACCCCGGCTCACCGCGCTCGCCCGCGCCTACCTCGGCTTCGCCATCGACAACGCCGAGCTCCTGGAGCTGATGTACGCCCGCAAGCACGAGCCGGACGCCTCGGAGCAGATGGCCACGGCCGTCGAGCGGACGGTCGGCAGCCTGGAACGGGTCCTCGCCGACGCCCAGAAGCGCGGCGAGATCATCGACGGCGACCCCGAGGAACTCAACCTCGTGACGGGCGCCGCCCTCCACGGCATGGCCGGCTTCATCGCGGCCGGCTGGCTGACCCCGCAAGCGGCCCTGGCGGGCGTGGAGGGCCTGGTCCACCACCTGCTGAACGGCCTCAAGCCCCGCTGA
- a CDS encoding MarR family winged helix-turn-helix transcriptional regulator, with amino-acid sequence MSRPAEPPPPPTGSLRLDDQLCFALYAASRAVTARYRPLLDELGLTYPQYLVMLVLWERDSISVRDLGTSLQLESSTLSPLLKRLEAGGLLRRERRRDDERSVAIRLTEAGAELHDRATTVPLAIGDAMGLTPEQDALAKQLLRLITTNVTEDRPR; translated from the coding sequence ATGAGCCGACCCGCCGAGCCGCCACCACCCCCCACCGGCTCCCTCCGCCTGGACGACCAGCTCTGCTTCGCGCTCTACGCCGCCTCCCGCGCAGTGACCGCGCGCTACCGCCCCCTGCTCGACGAACTCGGCCTGACCTACCCGCAGTACCTGGTCATGCTCGTCCTCTGGGAGCGGGACTCGATCTCCGTACGGGACCTGGGTACGTCCCTCCAGCTGGAGTCCAGCACGCTGTCGCCCCTGCTCAAGCGCCTGGAGGCGGGCGGCCTGCTGCGCCGCGAACGCCGCCGGGACGACGAACGCTCGGTCGCCATCCGCCTCACCGAGGCCGGCGCCGAGCTCCACGACCGCGCGACGACCGTGCCGCTCGCCATCGGTGACGCCATGGGACTGACGCCGGAACAGGACGCCCTGGCCAAGCAGCTGCTGCGGCTGATCACGACGAACGTCACCGAGGACCGCCCCCGCTGA
- a CDS encoding MarR family winged helix-turn-helix transcriptional regulator produces the protein MGDTPDIGEPTLEEQIAAYQREFQDLDPQVEQIVSALSRLNRRMNVAYGRQTSALGISNAEWEVLKALVLSGAPYRMGPSDLAKRLGLTPAAMTHRIDRLVAEGLVTRERDESNRVRVIVELTADGREKWLEAMRLASVFEEDLLQDLSAQERTSLGDVLTRLLRRVEHAQPDAGGRLSDLD, from the coding sequence ATGGGCGACACCCCGGACATCGGCGAACCGACACTCGAAGAGCAGATCGCCGCCTACCAGCGCGAGTTCCAGGACCTCGACCCCCAGGTCGAGCAGATCGTCTCGGCGCTGTCCCGCCTGAACCGCCGCATGAACGTCGCCTACGGCCGCCAGACCTCCGCCCTCGGCATCAGCAACGCCGAGTGGGAGGTTCTCAAGGCCCTCGTCCTCTCCGGCGCCCCGTACCGCATGGGCCCGAGCGACCTCGCCAAGCGGCTCGGCCTCACGCCGGCCGCGATGACCCACCGGATCGACCGCCTGGTCGCCGAGGGTCTTGTCACCAGGGAGCGCGACGAGTCCAACCGCGTCCGCGTCATCGTGGAGCTCACCGCGGACGGCCGTGAGAAGTGGCTGGAGGCGATGCGGCTCGCGTCGGTCTTCGAGGAGGACCTCCTCCAGGACCTCTCCGCACAGGAGCGCACCTCGCTCGGCGACGTCCTGACCCGCCTGCTCCGCCGGGTGGAGCACGCCCAGCCGGACGCCGGCGGACGCCTCAGCGACCTGGACTGA
- a CDS encoding ATP-binding SpoIIE family protein phosphatase has protein sequence MNFTRWSARLPGTQRRAAARTENAAAATPDRRGESPSPVPSARVEQLTDEGEPIPGVDELPVREVLDRVPALVALVHGTDHRLAYVNDAYTTAFGVRPAGEPAREALPELAELGLLPLLDQVLRSGKPRTLKSRKAPDGRSYTFTCTPVSEGDGSAATPVSGVLVFATDVTDHAEAAERLRASERRQRETAVTLQRSLLPQELEEPDDLRIAATYHPGGTEAAVGGDWYDVITLGGGRTALVIGDVMGRGVRAAAVMGQLRTAVRAYARLDLPPHEVLQLLDGLATEIDANQIATCVYAVHDPNEGRLVYASAGHLPILVRDENGDVQRADEPTGPPLGTGGWMHASGSIALSPGSTAVLYTDGLVERRDEDLDEGIASLERALAGATGTPQVVCDRLVRSAGVTADHDDDVAVLVLQHPARTGPDSDLFRNAALELLGGVEAAPRARAFASGVLTSWRFPTDLHDLGVLATSELVANSLQHGTPPMRLRLRRTDRRLIIEVTDGDDHLPRRRRAEPVDESGRGIAIVATIASSWGSRRTPGGGKAVWCEFVLPRTSR, from the coding sequence GTGAACTTCACGCGCTGGAGCGCCCGGCTCCCCGGAACGCAGCGCCGCGCCGCAGCGCGGACCGAGAACGCGGCGGCGGCGACCCCGGACCGCCGGGGAGAGAGCCCGAGCCCCGTCCCCTCGGCCCGCGTCGAACAACTCACCGACGAAGGCGAGCCGATCCCCGGAGTGGACGAGCTGCCGGTCCGTGAGGTCCTCGACCGCGTCCCGGCCCTGGTCGCCCTGGTCCACGGCACCGACCACCGCCTCGCCTACGTCAACGACGCCTACACGACGGCCTTCGGCGTACGGCCCGCCGGCGAACCCGCCCGCGAGGCCCTGCCCGAACTGGCCGAACTGGGCCTGCTGCCCCTCCTGGACCAGGTCCTGCGCAGCGGCAAGCCCCGCACCCTCAAGTCCCGCAAGGCCCCCGACGGCCGCTCCTACACCTTCACCTGCACCCCGGTCAGCGAGGGCGACGGCAGCGCCGCCACCCCTGTCAGCGGGGTACTCGTCTTCGCCACCGACGTCACCGACCACGCGGAGGCCGCCGAGCGCCTGCGCGCCAGCGAACGCCGCCAGCGCGAAACGGCCGTCACCCTCCAGCGCTCCCTCCTCCCGCAGGAGCTCGAGGAGCCGGATGACCTGCGGATCGCCGCCACCTACCACCCCGGCGGCACCGAGGCCGCGGTCGGCGGCGACTGGTACGACGTGATCACCCTGGGCGGCGGCCGCACCGCCCTCGTGATCGGCGACGTCATGGGCAGGGGCGTGAGGGCCGCCGCGGTCATGGGCCAGCTCCGCACGGCGGTCCGCGCCTACGCCCGCCTGGACCTCCCGCCGCACGAGGTACTGCAACTGCTGGACGGCCTGGCGACGGAGATCGACGCCAATCAGATCGCCACCTGCGTCTACGCCGTCCACGACCCGAACGAGGGCCGCCTGGTCTACGCATCCGCCGGCCACCTCCCGATCCTCGTCCGCGACGAGAACGGCGACGTCCAGCGCGCCGACGAACCCACCGGCCCGCCGCTCGGCACCGGCGGCTGGATGCACGCGTCCGGCTCGATCGCCCTGAGCCCCGGCTCCACCGCCGTCCTCTACACCGACGGCCTGGTCGAACGCCGGGACGAAGACCTGGACGAGGGAATCGCCTCCCTCGAACGCGCTCTCGCCGGCGCGACCGGCACCCCCCAGGTCGTCTGCGACCGCCTGGTCCGCTCGGCCGGCGTCACCGCCGACCACGACGACGACGTCGCCGTCCTCGTCCTCCAGCACCCGGCCCGCACCGGCCCCGACAGCGACCTCTTCCGCAACGCGGCCCTGGAACTGCTCGGCGGAGTCGAGGCCGCCCCACGCGCGCGTGCCTTCGCCTCCGGCGTCCTGACGAGCTGGCGCTTCCCGACGGACCTGCACGACTTGGGCGTCCTCGCGACCAGCGAACTGGTCGCGAACTCCCTCCAGCACGGCACCCCGCCCATGCGGCTGCGCCTGCGCCGCACGGACCGCCGCCTGATCATCGAGGTCACCGACGGCGACGACCACCTCCCGCGCCGCCGCCGGGCCGAACCGGTCGACGAATCGGGCCGAGGCATCGCGATCGTCGCCACGATCGCCTCGTCCTGGGGCTCCAGACGCACACCCGGGGGCGGAAAAGCGGTCTGGTGCGAGTTCGTCCTCCCCAGGACGAGCCGCTAG
- a CDS encoding SCO6880 family protein gives MTTQSHVSHSVTPRRTYLIGRARPNAVVGRNRETGEIALIIVGAFLGMMCGLLVPVLSLRIVLLTGFPLLALAAVYVPYKHRTFYKWFEINRSYKRSLRRGTAYRSGAIEAGTRVDGREVEVGPPPGIGRITWLAAPFGPDEIAVLLHADRRTVTAAIEIEGPGVGLRDSEDQEALVDRFGTLLKHVANGDGFVTRIQMLARTLPADPDAHAKDVAVRGDERSPAWLQQSYDQLQSMVSTSSEQHRAYLVACMHFNRELAAEALAMARASRPHGGGKVDRDAGLAVVMARELTDICSRLQEADIRVRQPLGQGRLASLIHSMYDPDHPIDHIQAMTKRNAWPAELDAMEPTFLQAKTRESSTRAPWCHATAWVKEWPMTPVGVNFLAPLLVHTPDVIRTVAVTMDLEPTEIAIERMLTEKTNDEAEASRAAKMNRTVDPRDVAAHTRLDQRGEDLASGAAGVNLVGYITVSSRSPESLARDKRTIRASAGKSYLKLEWCDREHHRAFVNTLPFATGIRR, from the coding sequence TTGACGACGCAGTCCCACGTGTCCCATTCGGTCACGCCCCGCCGTACATATCTGATCGGCCGAGCCCGGCCGAACGCCGTCGTCGGACGCAACCGGGAGACCGGCGAGATCGCGCTGATCATCGTCGGCGCGTTCCTCGGCATGATGTGCGGACTCCTCGTCCCCGTCCTGTCCCTGCGCATCGTGCTGCTGACCGGCTTCCCGCTGCTCGCGCTGGCCGCGGTCTACGTGCCGTACAAGCACCGGACCTTCTACAAGTGGTTCGAGATCAACCGCAGCTACAAGCGCAGCCTGCGCCGGGGCACCGCCTACCGCTCCGGCGCGATCGAGGCCGGCACCCGCGTCGACGGCCGTGAGGTCGAGGTCGGTCCACCGCCGGGCATCGGCCGCATCACCTGGCTGGCCGCCCCGTTCGGGCCCGACGAGATCGCCGTACTGCTGCACGCCGACCGCCGCACGGTCACCGCGGCCATCGAGATCGAGGGCCCGGGCGTCGGCCTGCGCGACTCCGAGGACCAGGAGGCCCTCGTCGACCGCTTCGGCACCCTGCTGAAGCACGTCGCCAACGGGGACGGCTTCGTCACCCGTATCCAGATGCTCGCCCGCACCCTCCCGGCCGACCCGGACGCCCACGCCAAGGACGTCGCCGTACGCGGCGACGAGCGCTCCCCGGCCTGGCTCCAGCAGTCCTACGACCAGCTCCAGTCCATGGTGTCGACGAGCAGCGAGCAGCACCGCGCCTACCTCGTCGCCTGCATGCACTTCAACCGCGAACTGGCCGCCGAGGCCCTGGCGATGGCCCGCGCGTCCCGCCCGCACGGCGGCGGCAAGGTCGACCGGGACGCGGGCCTCGCGGTCGTCATGGCACGTGAGCTGACCGACATCTGCTCCCGCCTCCAGGAGGCGGACATCCGCGTACGGCAGCCGCTCGGCCAGGGCCGCCTCGCCTCCCTCATCCACTCCATGTACGACCCGGACCACCCGATCGACCACATCCAGGCGATGACGAAGCGCAATGCCTGGCCGGCCGAGCTGGACGCGATGGAGCCGACGTTCCTCCAGGCGAAGACGCGCGAGTCCTCCACCCGCGCCCCCTGGTGCCACGCCACGGCCTGGGTGAAGGAGTGGCCGATGACCCCGGTGGGCGTCAACTTCCTGGCGCCCCTGCTCGTACACACCCCGGACGTCATCCGCACGGTCGCCGTCACGATGGACCTCGAACCCACCGAGATCGCCATCGAGCGCATGCTGACCGAGAAGACCAACGACGAGGCGGAGGCGAGCCGCGCCGCCAAGATGAACCGCACCGTCGACCCCCGCGACGTCGCCGCCCACACCCGCCTCGACCAGCGCGGCGAGGACCTCGCGAGCGGCGCCGCCGGCGTCAACCTGGTCGGCTACATCACCGTCTCCTCCCGCTCCCCCGAGTCCCTCGCACGCGACAAGCGGACCATCCGGGCGTCCGCCGGAAAGTCGTATCTGAAGCTGGAATGGTGCGACCGCGAGCACCACCGGGCATTCGTCAACACACTCCCCTTCGCCACCGGCATTCGGAGGTAG
- a CDS encoding type IV secretory system conjugative DNA transfer family protein, with protein MRPDDRRDGRQHRDGQGGIPDGLLIGILAFLLGITLLVWTATGLAGWFANGAWPSGVTFTRTPLAMRSLIAEPHDIPGAWPDTPAGQLSGYGLFWGLFIGQLMILVVLTVFVLGTVARWRAVRAGRRAGKAAPGNEPAPPPAPVRAEVPAPRREPDPESEPTAARHIENPPLETRPDTPSPRPVEHLPISEEAPPATPQPAPLLAAPRVGGREKILVAPREARQTTATQAVRDAEGPALVVTSNPALWQDTKDARGKLGPVLLYDPTHLCDTPARLHWTPTAGCEDKQTAIARAAALLTPVRPTSRLDQAVSDTAETLLRSYLHAAAVDGRTIRHVHRWSQGTQIQDAVRILRTNPKAAPGSAGELEAALTAHPERRDMAQQLTTRALASLSMVNIRESCTPNRTDALTLDSFVDEGGTLYVVGESIEDPRTNPGAMPLLTALAASVVERGRRMAERSSSGRLDPPMTLVLDDVAAVAPLPQLPELLATGADRGMPTLALLRSREQARSRWPHDELPV; from the coding sequence GTGAGACCGGACGACCGCCGCGACGGCAGACAGCACCGGGACGGCCAGGGAGGCATCCCCGACGGCCTCCTGATCGGCATACTCGCTTTCCTTCTCGGCATAACGCTGCTGGTCTGGACGGCGACGGGCCTGGCGGGCTGGTTCGCCAACGGCGCCTGGCCGTCCGGAGTCACCTTCACCCGCACACCGCTCGCGATGCGCTCCCTGATCGCCGAGCCGCACGACATCCCCGGCGCCTGGCCCGACACCCCGGCCGGTCAGCTCTCCGGATACGGCCTGTTCTGGGGCCTGTTCATCGGCCAGCTGATGATCCTGGTCGTGCTCACGGTGTTCGTGCTGGGGACGGTGGCCCGCTGGCGGGCGGTCAGGGCGGGACGGCGCGCGGGAAAGGCGGCGCCCGGGAACGAACCGGCGCCGCCGCCCGCACCGGTCCGGGCCGAGGTCCCGGCACCGCGCAGAGAGCCGGACCCGGAGTCCGAGCCGACGGCAGCCCGGCACATCGAGAACCCCCCGCTGGAGACCCGCCCCGACACCCCGTCACCGAGGCCGGTCGAGCACCTCCCCATCAGCGAGGAAGCACCGCCCGCAACACCCCAGCCCGCCCCCTTGCTCGCCGCACCACGGGTCGGCGGACGCGAGAAGATCCTCGTAGCCCCGAGGGAGGCCCGCCAGACGACCGCCACGCAGGCGGTACGCGACGCCGAGGGCCCCGCTCTCGTCGTCACCTCGAACCCGGCGCTCTGGCAGGACACGAAGGACGCCCGCGGCAAGCTCGGCCCGGTCCTCCTCTACGACCCCACCCACCTCTGCGACACCCCGGCCCGCCTCCACTGGACCCCCACGGCAGGCTGCGAGGACAAGCAGACGGCGATCGCGAGAGCGGCCGCTCTCCTGACCCCGGTCCGCCCGACCTCCCGCCTCGATCAGGCGGTGAGCGACACGGCCGAGACACTCCTGCGCAGCTACCTCCACGCCGCCGCGGTCGACGGCCGCACCATCCGCCACGTCCACCGCTGGTCCCAGGGCACCCAGATCCAGGACGCCGTACGCATCCTGCGCACGAACCCCAAGGCGGCCCCGGGCTCGGCCGGCGAACTCGAAGCCGCCCTCACGGCCCACCCCGAACGCCGGGACATGGCGCAGCAGTTGACCACCAGAGCGCTCGCCTCCCTCTCCATGGTCAACATCCGGGAGTCCTGCACTCCTAACCGAACTGATGCGCTCACCTTGGATTCCTTCGTCGATGAAGGGGGCACGCTTTATGTGGTGGGTGAATCCATCGAGGACCCCCGAACCAACCCCGGCGCCATGCCGCTCCTGACGGCCCTTGCCGCAAGCGTGGTCGAGCGCGGCCGGCGCATGGCCGAACGGTCATCCTCCGGTCGCCTCGACCCACCAATGACGCTCGTCCTGGACGACGTCGCCGCCGTGGCTCCGCTTCCCCAGTTGCCGGAGCTGCTGGCCACCGGAGCGGACCGGGGCATGCCGACCCTGGCCCTGCTCCGGTCCCGCGAACAGGCCCGCTCCCGCTGGCCACACGACGAACTCCCGGTCTGA
- a CDS encoding ATP-binding protein has protein sequence MRDPLSVLTDAFTSFLFGKVETTRLPVRTSTGQAQAVYLPTAAPGLGDSGVIIGREVYSGKGYIYDPFQLYGQQLPAPHWLVLGESGNGKSALEKTYVLRQLRFRDRQVVVLDAQGEDGAGEWNLIAQELGITPIRLDAMAALDQGIRLNPLDPAITTTGQLALLRTIIEVAMGHGLDERSGFALKVAHAYVNETIVERQPVLTDIVEQLRHPEPESAEAMNVAIDDVRAWGLDVALVLDRLVDGDLRGMFDGPTTVGIDLDAPLIVFDLSHIDRNSIAMPILMAIVGVWLEHTWIRPDRKKRIFLVEEAWHIINSPFVAQLFQRLLKFGRRLGLSFVAVVHHLSDVVDGAAAKEAAAILKMASTRTIYAQKADEARSTGRVLGLPRWAVEIIPSLTPGIAVWDVNGNVQVVKHLVTETERPLVFTDRAMTESSSDLTDDALRAAELEAEERAAAFVEQHLGDSESTVA, from the coding sequence ATGCGGGACCCGCTGTCCGTCCTCACCGACGCCTTCACGTCCTTCCTCTTCGGGAAGGTCGAGACGACCCGGCTTCCGGTGCGCACGTCCACGGGCCAGGCGCAGGCGGTCTACCTCCCGACCGCCGCCCCCGGCCTCGGCGACTCGGGCGTCATCATCGGCCGCGAGGTGTACTCCGGGAAGGGCTACATCTACGACCCCTTCCAGCTCTACGGCCAGCAGCTCCCCGCCCCCCACTGGCTGGTCCTCGGCGAGTCCGGCAACGGCAAGTCGGCCCTGGAGAAGACGTACGTCCTGCGCCAGCTCCGCTTCCGCGACCGCCAGGTCGTCGTCCTGGACGCCCAGGGCGAGGACGGCGCCGGCGAGTGGAACCTCATCGCGCAGGAGCTGGGTATAACGCCGATCCGGCTCGACGCGATGGCCGCGCTCGACCAGGGCATCCGCCTCAACCCCCTGGACCCGGCGATCACCACGACGGGCCAGCTCGCGCTGCTCCGCACGATCATCGAGGTCGCGATGGGCCACGGCCTCGACGAGCGCTCCGGGTTCGCGCTCAAGGTCGCGCACGCCTACGTCAACGAGACCATCGTGGAACGCCAGCCGGTCCTGACCGACATCGTCGAGCAGCTACGGCACCCCGAGCCGGAGTCGGCGGAGGCGATGAACGTCGCCATAGACGACGTACGGGCGTGGGGCCTGGACGTGGCGCTGGTGCTGGACCGTCTCGTCGACGGTGACCTGAGGGGCATGTTCGACGGCCCCACGACGGTCGGCATCGACCTGGACGCGCCCCTCATCGTGTTCGATTTGTCCCACATCGACCGCAACTCCATCGCCATGCCGATCCTGATGGCGATCGTCGGCGTATGGCTGGAACACACCTGGATCCGCCCCGACCGGAAGAAGCGCATCTTCCTGGTCGAGGAGGCCTGGCACATCATCAACAGCCCGTTCGTGGCCCAGCTCTTCCAGCGTCTGCTGAAGTTCGGCCGCCGCCTCGGCCTGTCCTTCGTGGCCGTCGTCCACCACCTGTCCGACGTCGTCGACGGCGCCGCGGCGAAGGAAGCCGCCGCGATCCTGAAGATGGCCTCGACCAGGACGATCTACGCCCAGAAGGCCGACGAGGCGAGGTCGACGGGCCGCGTACTGGGCCTGCCGCGCTGGGCCGTGGAGATCATCCCGTCCCTCACCCCGGGCATCGCCGTGTGGGACGTCAACGGCAATGTCCAGGTCGTCAAACACCTGGTCACCGAGACCGAACGCCCCCTCGTCTTCACCGACCGCGCGATGACCGAGTCGTCCAGCGACCTCACCGACGACGCCCTGCGCGCCGCGGAGCTGGAGGCCGAGGAGCGGGCGGCTGCGTTCGTGGAGCAACACCTGGGCGACTCCGAATCGACGGTGGCGTAG
- a CDS encoding alpha/beta hydrolase has protein sequence MTDTTPIRPVLEPAAQAFAEATANPPYLFDLGPAEGRKVVDEVQSGEIAKPDVDEEWVTVAGGPTGEVRVRVVRPAGATGTLPVIIYIHGAGWVFGNAHTHDRLVRELAVGTGAAVVFPEYDLSPEARYPVATEQNYAVAQWVVREGADNGLDAGRIAVAGDSVGGNMTAALTLMAKERGDVPLVQQVLFYPVTDASFDTASYRQFAEGYFLRRDAMQWFWDQYTTEEAERAQITASPLRAGVEQLQGLPPALVITAEADVLRDEGEAYAGKLREAGVPVTAVRYQGVIHDFVMLNALRETRGAEAAIGQAVSVLRGAFGV, from the coding sequence ATGACCGACACCACCCCCATCCGCCCGGTGCTGGAGCCCGCGGCCCAGGCATTCGCCGAGGCCACCGCCAATCCGCCGTATCTGTTCGATCTGGGGCCGGCCGAGGGGCGCAAGGTCGTCGACGAGGTGCAGTCCGGGGAGATCGCCAAGCCGGACGTCGACGAGGAGTGGGTGACCGTGGCCGGTGGCCCGACCGGCGAGGTCCGGGTCCGGGTCGTCCGTCCCGCCGGCGCCACCGGGACGCTCCCGGTGATCATCTACATCCACGGCGCCGGCTGGGTCTTCGGCAACGCCCACACCCACGACCGGCTCGTGCGGGAACTCGCCGTCGGCACCGGTGCCGCGGTCGTCTTCCCCGAGTACGACCTCTCGCCCGAGGCGCGCTACCCCGTCGCGACAGAGCAGAACTACGCCGTGGCCCAGTGGGTCGTCCGTGAGGGCGCCGACAACGGCCTGGACGCCGGCCGGATCGCCGTGGCCGGCGACTCGGTGGGCGGGAACATGACGGCCGCGCTGACGCTGATGGCGAAGGAGCGCGGCGATGTGCCGCTGGTGCAGCAGGTGCTCTTCTACCCGGTCACCGACGCGTCCTTCGACACCGCGTCCTACCGGCAGTTCGCCGAGGGGTACTTCCTGCGGCGGGACGCCATGCAGTGGTTCTGGGACCAGTACACGACCGAGGAGGCGGAGCGGGCGCAGATCACCGCGTCACCGCTGCGGGCCGGTGTCGAGCAGCTCCAGGGGCTGCCGCCGGCGCTCGTGATCACCGCCGAGGCCGATGTGCTGCGGGACGAGGGCGAGGCGTACGCCGGGAAGCTGCGGGAGGCCGGGGTGCCGGTGACCGCGGTGCGGTACCAGGGCGTCATCCACGACTTCGTGATGCTGAACGCGTTGCGGGAGACGCGGGGGGCGGAGGCGGCCATCGGGCAGGCGGTGAGTGTGCTGCGGGGGGCGTTCGGGGTGTGA
- a CDS encoding MFS transporter, giving the protein MRRIHVGNALSAFGLGFTVPYLYVYVAQVRGLGAMTAGMVLAVFAVAALVVLPFAGRAIVRRGPLPVLIAALVTAALGSLSLGLAGTAAAVLMSAAALGAGQAVMQPALATMIVDCSSAETRSRAFATQFFLQNLGLGVGGLIGGHLVDTTSVSSFTLLFAIEAAMFLLLVVVMVTVRMPHAPRVDGAPAGQSAKGSWKQMLQNRAMVQLCVLGFVLFFACYGQFESGLSAYGVEAAGVSTSALGTALAANTAMIVVAQFAVLKFVERRRRSRVIAAVGLIWAVAWLAAGYAGLGHGSQEMATAAFISTYALFGLGEAMLSPTVAPLVADLAPSGMAGQYNSAFALVKQLALAVGPAVGGPMGAALHGPYVVTFLLFSLGITYLALRLGRQLSAVQDQPWLGKSRVVAQGAAASAAGTSPAHA; this is encoded by the coding sequence ATGCGCCGGATTCACGTGGGTAACGCACTCAGCGCGTTCGGGCTCGGCTTCACCGTCCCCTACCTGTACGTCTACGTGGCGCAGGTGCGGGGGCTGGGTGCCATGACGGCGGGGATGGTCCTCGCCGTCTTCGCCGTGGCCGCGCTGGTCGTACTGCCGTTCGCCGGGCGGGCCATCGTCCGGCGTGGCCCGCTGCCGGTCCTGATCGCCGCTCTGGTCACCGCCGCTCTCGGTTCGCTGAGCCTGGGGCTCGCCGGGACCGCGGCGGCCGTACTGATGTCGGCGGCGGCGCTCGGGGCGGGGCAGGCCGTGATGCAGCCGGCGCTCGCGACGATGATCGTGGACTGCTCATCTGCGGAGACGCGGTCGCGGGCGTTCGCGACGCAGTTCTTCCTCCAGAACCTGGGGCTCGGTGTCGGCGGGCTCATCGGTGGGCACCTCGTCGACACGACGAGCGTCTCGTCCTTCACTCTGCTGTTCGCGATCGAGGCGGCGATGTTCCTGCTGCTCGTCGTGGTCATGGTGACCGTGCGGATGCCGCACGCGCCGCGGGTCGACGGGGCGCCCGCCGGGCAGTCGGCGAAGGGCAGCTGGAAGCAGATGCTCCAGAACCGGGCGATGGTGCAGCTGTGCGTGCTGGGCTTCGTGCTGTTCTTCGCCTGCTACGGCCAGTTCGAGTCGGGGCTCAGCGCCTACGGCGTCGAGGCGGCCGGGGTGTCGACGTCGGCGCTGGGGACCGCGCTCGCGGCCAACACCGCGATGATCGTCGTGGCGCAGTTCGCCGTGCTGAAGTTCGTCGAGCGGCGCAGGCGGTCGCGGGTGATCGCGGCCGTGGGGCTGATCTGGGCCGTGGCCTGGCTCGCGGCGGGGTACGCCGGGCTCGGGCACGGGAGCCAGGAGATGGCCACGGCGGCCTTCATCTCCACGTACGCGCTGTTCGGGCTCGGTGAGGCGATGCTGTCTCCGACCGTCGCTCCACTGGTCGCGGACCTGGCGCCGAGCGGGATGGCCGGGCAGTACAACTCGGCTTTCGCCCTGGTGAAGCAGTTGGCGCTGGCGGTGGGGCCGGCGGTGGGCGGGCCCATGGGCGCGGCGCTGCACGGGCCGTATGTCGTGACGTTCCTGCTTTTCTCGCTGGGCATCACCTATCTGGCGCTGCGGCTCGGGCGGCAGCTAAGTGCGGTGCAGGATCAGCCGTGGCTGGGGAAGAGCCGGGTCGTGGCGCAGGGCGCTGCCGCCTCGGCGGCGGGGACGTCCCCGGCGCACGCCTGA
- a CDS encoding GNAT family N-acetyltransferase, translated as MNYVIRSIRADEWPAVKELRLAALQDPVAHIAFLETHEEALARPDSFWMDRAAGGCEGAVGAQQIIVEAPDGRWAGTLTVLIEEPGTTDWAGNPVERMQGHVVGVFVRPEERGSGLTEVLFDAGLEWAWGRGAERTRLIVHEDNGRAQRFYRRVGFVPSGLLVPLSGSPDEKELEFVLERP; from the coding sequence ATGAACTACGTCATCCGATCCATCCGTGCAGACGAGTGGCCGGCCGTCAAGGAGTTGCGGCTCGCGGCGCTCCAGGACCCGGTTGCCCATATCGCCTTCCTGGAGACGCACGAGGAAGCTCTCGCTCGGCCCGACTCCTTCTGGATGGACCGGGCGGCCGGGGGCTGTGAGGGTGCCGTCGGGGCGCAGCAGATCATCGTGGAGGCGCCGGACGGGCGTTGGGCCGGGACGTTGACCGTGCTGATCGAGGAGCCGGGCACGACCGACTGGGCCGGGAATCCCGTGGAGCGGATGCAGGGGCATGTCGTCGGGGTGTTCGTGCGGCCCGAGGAGCGGGGCAGCGGGCTTACCGAGGTGCTGTTCGATGCCGGCCTGGAGTGGGCCTGGGGACGCGGCGCCGAGCGGACGCGGCTCATCGTGCACGAGGACAACGGGCGGGCCCAGCGCTTCTACCGGCGGGTCGGGTTCGTACCGAGCGGGCTTCTCGTGCCGTTGTCCGGGAGCCCGGACGAGAAGGAGCTGGAGTTCGTCCTGGAGCGGCCTTAG